The sequence CTCATCGGAGACCACCAGCAAAACGTTATTATCATCAATAAATTCGATTTTTCGGGGGTTGCGTTCGGTAATATCAATAGCGGCTATCTTTTTCCAATCAGCTAGGGAGAACACAATGAAATAGTCTTTTCCATCGACGTTTTTACGAAAAGCGATGAGTTTTCCGGACGGGGAAAGCTCAATTCGGCTAATTTCAGGAAGCTTTCCGTACTCTTCAATACTTGGCACAGCCTGCGCGAGCGAACAAACGACTATTACCTGAAGCAAAAGAGCGTTGAGTAACAGTGAACTCCATCTTTGCATATCTAACCCCGAATCCTTAACAAATCTCGAAAAAATCAGCTGCTAATACATATCTCTAGCAGCAAGCCCCTTAAAATAATTGACATATTTTGCCTGTCTGAACGCGCCACGAATAGTGAAATTTTCACATGATCTAGACTGAGCATGCTTTCCCGTATGACTCAGACCGACTCTAAAACACAGTTTTAGCCAACGCAATATCACCCTCACGAACGTGGAACCGTGATTAGGTACTGAACATAATAATCAACCTCGTTTGCACTAAAACTGTTGTGCTTAGAACGCGTTGAGGTCGTTATTTGTGCGATTCACGCCACAACTACTGATATGCAGCAGTGAAATACTTAGAGGCCGGTTTTCAGTTGGTCGTTAGACTGCCCCCACGTAATAAGCTCCAAGACCAAGCCTTCCACGCCAACTTTTACTGCATGGCTCGCAGAAAAAAACAGAATGGAGCACTTCAATAGAGTGCCAATCGCGGTATAACCTGAAACGCGCTATCGGACTCACCTGCCGATATTTTGGTCAACAAACTCAACTACTGCTTTGACTGCTTTAACACGGTTCTCTCCGTCAATTAAGCCGTGACTGTCGTCGTTAGCGACAATGAGTTGCACCTCTTTGCCGGCTTTTTTAAGGCGTGAGTGCATGACTTTGGATTGCTGCATGGGAACAACTTTATCGCGCTCACCATGAATGAGTAAAACCGGCGCTTTGAATTGGTCCGCGAAGTATGCCGGAGAAATTGACTTGAGCTTTTCGTTTGAAGCATCACCATTGGCCATCGCCAGAGACCAATAACTCAGTACCCAGGAATCCCTACCCATGTCACGACGCTCGGACCTCATCATCTTCGGCAAGTCACTCACGCCGTTGATTGACACAACGCACTTATACAGTTCTGGTGAAAACGCACCCCCGGCGAGTGCCGCGTACCCGCCATAACTCCAGCCAACAATGCACACGCGCTCCGGGTCTAGCATGCCTTTTTTAGAAAGCACTGCCACGGCATCAGACAAATCGGTTTGCATTTTTTTACCCCATTCGCCATAGCCAGCTCGCACGAAATCGCCACCAAATCCGTCCGAGCCACGAAACTGCGGCTGCACAACCAGGTAGCCCCTGCTGGCAAGTACTTGTGGCAGGAAGTCGAAGCCGATACGGTCATAGGATTCAGGACCTCCATGTGGCAAAAGCACAGCAGGTAGGTTTCTCATACCCTGAATTTTATCCCGTGGAATAGTCAAGAGCGCCGGAATCTTTAAGCCATCTGACGCAGTGTATTGGAAGGTCCCAATGGGGTTTATGTCTGCAACGTCGATATTTGGTCGCGCGGTCGTTATGTAATCGATTTTGCCACTCCTATCGGCCACAAAATAATCTTCTGCATACTGGCTACCTTCAACTTTGAAGGTGACTTTATCCCAACCCTTCGACCAACTAGAAAGCCATACACTGTGCTCAGGAAACTTGGCCAGCAAGGACGCAACAAATGTGTCTATTTTACTGTCAAAAAAAGAGTAGCTCGGATTGAAACCCGAATAGCGCACGCCATAAACCACTCGATTCACGTCTTCGTAGAGCTCTTCTACGTCGCGGTCCGGTCGGCCGAAATTAGTGCGACTCAAGCTCCCGTCAGCGAGTGACATTAAATAGTAGTTGTTACGCTTCGTTTTACTGTCCTCCTGCAACATAACCAAGTGCTTACCGTCCGCGGTTATTCCTGCAAAACTCGCAGTCCTGATTTCTACCTCTCGCTCGTAAATCACCTCCCAGCTTTTTCCATGGCGAGCCAAAACCTGGTGCAGATTGTTGCGGTCGTTATAACGTTCTTCCGCTATAGGCTCCCCGTCTGGACCTATAAAAAAATCAACCGTATGATTCCGCCCTGTATAAACCGCTTTGATTTTGCGAGGACTTTTAATATTGACTCTCATAAGCGCCATTGGCGGAGTTTCGACGTGAGGTTCGCCTATAAAAGCCGGCATATACACATGGGTTCGACTTTTGTTTAAACCGACAACTCGACCCAATCCAAGCTGACCTAAGTATATTTTGTAGCCTGGAGTGAGCAGCTGATCCACGTCGCCCTTATCAATTTGAATCCGATAGGCGCTGCTCATATTGTGCATACCTCGATAACCCTGGATACGCATATAGTCGGATACGATGAGAACGAGATTTTTTTCGTCCAGGAAATAGAAGTGCCGCGGGTCAATTGCGGAAAGATCGACCGAATGC comes from Teredinibacter turnerae and encodes:
- a CDS encoding alpha/beta hydrolase family protein; amino-acid sequence: MAIQRSIFLVNNLSKRLAFALFVFSCMVTTTVFAVPAIEEYGRLPAVSNMRISPSGNLLAFRKTANDKDYLVVFDLKQQKILHSVDLSAIDPRHFYFLDEKNLVLIVSDYMRIQGYRGMHNMSSAYRIQIDKGDVDQLLTPGYKIYLGQLGLGRVVGLNKSRTHVYMPAFIGEPHVETPPMALMRVNIKSPRKIKAVYTGRNHTVDFFIGPDGEPIAEERYNDRNNLHQVLARHGKSWEVIYEREVEIRTASFAGITADGKHLVMLQEDSKTKRNNYYLMSLADGSLSRTNFGRPDRDVEELYEDVNRVVYGVRYSGFNPSYSFFDSKIDTFVASLLAKFPEHSVWLSSWSKGWDKVTFKVEGSQYAEDYFVADRSGKIDYITTARPNIDVADINPIGTFQYTASDGLKIPALLTIPRDKIQGMRNLPAVLLPHGGPESYDRIGFDFLPQVLASRGYLVVQPQFRGSDGFGGDFVRAGYGEWGKKMQTDLSDAVAVLSKKGMLDPERVCIVGWSYGGYAALAGGAFSPELYKCVVSINGVSDLPKMMRSERRDMGRDSWVLSYWSLAMANGDASNEKLKSISPAYFADQFKAPVLLIHGERDKVVPMQQSKVMHSRLKKAGKEVQLIVANDDSHGLIDGENRVKAVKAVVEFVDQNIGR